In Rhinopithecus roxellana isolate Shanxi Qingling chromosome 4, ASM756505v1, whole genome shotgun sequence, a single genomic region encodes these proteins:
- the HMGN3 gene encoding high mobility group nucleosome-binding domain-containing protein 3 isoform X2 produces MPKRKSPENTEGKDGSKVTKQEPTRRSARLSAKPAPPKPEPKPRKTSAKKEPGAKISRGAKGKKEEKQEAGKEGTAPSENGETKAEEIHISRSTVNVSTSRGTPPSTLSVKGQIETAQKTESVDNEGE; encoded by the exons tCTCCAGAGAATACAGAGGGCAAAGATGGATCCAAAGTAACTAAACAGGAG CCCACAAGACGGTCTGCCAGATTGTCAGCG AAACCTGCTCCACCAAAACCTGAACCCAAACCAAGAAAAACATCTGCTAAG AAAGAACCTGGAGCAAAGATTAGCAGAGGTGCtaaagggaagaaggaggaaaagcagGAAGCTGGAAAGGAAGGTACTGCACCATCTGAAAATGGTGAAACTAAAGCTGAAGAG ATCCACATCTCTCGCTCAACTGTTAATGTCTCAACCTCCAGAGGCACCCCACCCAGCACACTGTCAGTAAAGGGGCAGATTGAAACA GCACAGAAAACTGAATCTGTAGATAACGAGGGAGAATGA
- the HMGN3 gene encoding high mobility group nucleosome-binding domain-containing protein 3 isoform X4, translating to MPKRKSPENTEGKDGSKVTKQEPTRRSARLSAKPAPPKPEPKPRKTSAKKEPGAKISRGAKGKKEEKQEAGKEGTAPSENGETKAEEAQKTESVDNEGE from the exons tCTCCAGAGAATACAGAGGGCAAAGATGGATCCAAAGTAACTAAACAGGAG CCCACAAGACGGTCTGCCAGATTGTCAGCG AAACCTGCTCCACCAAAACCTGAACCCAAACCAAGAAAAACATCTGCTAAG AAAGAACCTGGAGCAAAGATTAGCAGAGGTGCtaaagggaagaaggaggaaaagcagGAAGCTGGAAAGGAAGGTACTGCACCATCTGAAAATGGTGAAACTAAAGCTGAAGAG GCACAGAAAACTGAATCTGTAGATAACGAGGGAGAATGA
- the HMGN3 gene encoding high mobility group nucleosome-binding domain-containing protein 3 isoform X3: MPKRKSPENTEGKDGSKVTKQEPTRRSARLSAKPAPPKPEPKPRKTSAKKEPGAKISRGAKGKKEEKQEAGKEGTAPSENGETKAEEIHISRSTVNVSTSRGTPPSTLSVKGQIETVRVKGTEN; encoded by the exons tCTCCAGAGAATACAGAGGGCAAAGATGGATCCAAAGTAACTAAACAGGAG CCCACAAGACGGTCTGCCAGATTGTCAGCG AAACCTGCTCCACCAAAACCTGAACCCAAACCAAGAAAAACATCTGCTAAG AAAGAACCTGGAGCAAAGATTAGCAGAGGTGCtaaagggaagaaggaggaaaagcagGAAGCTGGAAAGGAAGGTACTGCACCATCTGAAAATGGTGAAACTAAAGCTGAAGAG ATCCACATCTCTCGCTCAACTGTTAATGTCTCAACCTCCAGAGGCACCCCACCCAGCACACTGTCAGTAAAGGGGCAGATTGAAACAGTGAGAGTTAAGG GCACAGAAAACTGA
- the HMGN3 gene encoding high mobility group nucleosome-binding domain-containing protein 3 isoform X5, which produces MPKRKSPENTEGKDGSKVTKQEPTRRSARLSAKPAPPKPEPKPRKTSAKKEPGAKISRGAKGKKEEKQEAGKEGTEN; this is translated from the exons tCTCCAGAGAATACAGAGGGCAAAGATGGATCCAAAGTAACTAAACAGGAG CCCACAAGACGGTCTGCCAGATTGTCAGCG AAACCTGCTCCACCAAAACCTGAACCCAAACCAAGAAAAACATCTGCTAAG AAAGAACCTGGAGCAAAGATTAGCAGAGGTGCtaaagggaagaaggaggaaaagcagGAAGCTGGAAAGGAAG GCACAGAAAACTGA
- the HMGN3 gene encoding high mobility group nucleosome-binding domain-containing protein 3 isoform X1 → MPKRKSPENTEGKDGSKVTKQEPTRRSARLSAKPAPPKPEPKPRKTSAKKEPGAKISRGAKGKKEEKQEAGKEGTAPSENGETKAEEIHISRSTVNVSTSRGTPPSTLSVKGQIETVRVKGTVENSACLQ, encoded by the exons tCTCCAGAGAATACAGAGGGCAAAGATGGATCCAAAGTAACTAAACAGGAG CCCACAAGACGGTCTGCCAGATTGTCAGCG AAACCTGCTCCACCAAAACCTGAACCCAAACCAAGAAAAACATCTGCTAAG AAAGAACCTGGAGCAAAGATTAGCAGAGGTGCtaaagggaagaaggaggaaaagcagGAAGCTGGAAAGGAAGGTACTGCACCATCTGAAAATGGTGAAACTAAAGCTGAAGAG ATCCACATCTCTCGCTCAACTGTTAATGTCTCAACCTCCAGAGGCACCCCACCCAGCACACTGTCAGTAAAGGGGCAGATTGAAACAGTGAGAGTTAAGGGTACAGTAGAAAATTCTGCATGTTTGCAGTGA